A single Micromonospora luteifusca DNA region contains:
- a CDS encoding amino-acid N-acetyltransferase, translating into MSAQAGSSAPESQILVRRARTGDVRGIRRLIDTYADDRRLLSKATVTLYEQVPEFRVAVRPSDGTVVGCGALHVMWEDLAEIRTVAVDPSCRGRRIGHRLVGELIDAARELGVARIFVLTFETQFFGAFGFQEIDGAPVPQPVYEQLLRSYDEGVAEFLDLERVKPNTLGNVRMLLRL; encoded by the coding sequence ATGAGCGCGCAGGCCGGGTCGTCGGCACCCGAGAGTCAGATCCTGGTGCGGCGGGCCCGCACCGGGGATGTGCGCGGCATCCGGCGGCTGATCGACACGTACGCCGACGACCGGCGGCTGCTGAGCAAGGCCACCGTCACCCTCTACGAGCAGGTGCCGGAGTTCCGGGTGGCGGTCCGCCCCTCCGACGGCACGGTGGTGGGCTGCGGCGCGCTGCACGTGATGTGGGAGGACCTGGCCGAGATCCGTACGGTCGCGGTGGATCCGTCCTGTCGGGGCCGGCGGATCGGGCATCGGCTGGTGGGCGAGCTGATCGACGCGGCCCGCGAGTTGGGCGTGGCACGGATCTTCGTGCTCACCTTCGAGACGCAGTTCTTCGGCGCGTTCGGTTTTCAGGAGATCGACGGCGCGCCGGTGCCGCAACCGGTGTACGAGCAGCTGCTGCGCTCGTATGACGAGGGTGTCGCGGAGTTTCTGGATCTGGAGCGGGTCAAGCCGAACACACTGGGCAACGTCCGGATGCTGCTGCGGCTGTAA
- a CDS encoding Ppx/GppA phosphatase family protein: MAAIDCGTNSIRLLVADLPEESAGSQAPLVDLTRRMEIVRLGQGVDRTGRLAPEAIERTRVALASYAADIEKLGAERVRMCATSASRDAANAADFTEMVQRTLGVAPEVVTGDEEARLSFTGAVRGLPADAKEPFLVVDIGGGSTEFVVGDRAGGVRAAVSVDIGCVRMTERHLPGDPPTPEQVAAAQADIAAAVDRALAVVPGREAATLVGLAGSVTTVVALAEGLREYDPERIHHARVSYEAVAQVTADLLGQTRELRLVNPVMHPGRADVIGAGALVLRVIMERAGMPSVVASEHDILDGIAWSLS; this comes from the coding sequence GTGGCGGCCATCGACTGCGGGACCAACTCGATCCGACTGCTGGTCGCCGACCTGCCCGAGGAGTCGGCCGGGTCGCAGGCGCCGCTGGTCGACCTGACCCGACGGATGGAGATCGTCCGGTTGGGGCAGGGGGTGGATCGCACCGGCCGGCTGGCACCGGAGGCGATCGAACGGACCCGGGTGGCGCTGGCGTCGTACGCCGCCGACATCGAGAAGTTGGGCGCCGAGCGGGTGCGGATGTGCGCCACCTCGGCCTCGCGGGACGCCGCAAACGCCGCCGACTTCACCGAGATGGTGCAGCGTACCCTCGGTGTCGCGCCCGAGGTGGTCACGGGCGACGAGGAGGCCCGGTTGTCGTTCACCGGCGCCGTGCGCGGGCTGCCGGCCGACGCGAAGGAGCCGTTCCTGGTCGTCGACATCGGCGGCGGTTCCACCGAGTTCGTGGTCGGTGACCGGGCCGGTGGGGTGCGCGCGGCAGTCTCGGTGGACATCGGCTGTGTCCGGATGACCGAGCGGCACCTGCCCGGCGACCCGCCGACGCCCGAGCAGGTCGCGGCGGCGCAGGCCGACATCGCGGCCGCCGTCGACCGTGCGCTCGCCGTGGTGCCCGGCCGCGAGGCGGCCACCCTGGTCGGCCTCGCCGGGTCGGTCACCACCGTGGTCGCTCTCGCTGAGGGCCTGCGGGAGTACGACCCGGAGCGCATCCACCACGCCCGGGTGTCGTACGAGGCGGTCGCCCAGGTGACCGCGGACCTCCTGGGTCAGACCCGTGAGCTGCGGTTGGTGAACCCGGTGATGCACCCGGGCCGGGCCGACGTGATTGGCGCGGGCGCGCTGGTGCTCCGGGTGATCATGGAGCGAGCGGGGATGCCGTCGGTGGTCGCCTCGGAGCACGACATTCTCGACGGCATCGCCTGGAGCCTTTCGTAG
- a CDS encoding PadR family transcriptional regulator, whose amino-acid sequence MDTTQLLKGVLDLAVLAVLREEDGYGYDILRRLREAGLEEVGDASVYGTLRRLFAAGLLTTYVVPSESGPHRKYYSLNAAGRDQLTRSGKLWRSFATTMDSLLDDRGMAA is encoded by the coding sequence GTGGACACCACACAGTTACTGAAGGGCGTGCTCGATCTGGCCGTCCTGGCCGTGCTCCGGGAGGAGGACGGCTACGGTTACGACATCCTGCGCCGGTTGCGCGAGGCCGGCCTGGAGGAGGTCGGCGACGCCTCGGTCTACGGGACGCTGCGCCGCCTCTTCGCCGCCGGCCTGCTCACCACGTACGTCGTGCCGAGCGAATCCGGGCCGCACCGCAAGTACTACTCACTCAACGCCGCGGGGCGTGACCAGCTGACCCGCTCCGGCAAGCTCTGGCGCTCGTTCGCCACCACCATGGACAGTCTGCTCGACGATCGGGGGATGGCGGCATGA
- a CDS encoding HAAS signaling domain-containing protein: MTVTEQEITDYVARVRAALADLPPTQRDELIEDLGDHLTEVAAEAEGTLVERLGEPETYAAELRAAAGAAPGGGRNLDQRVATAVVRVRTRLRALDIRLGPPLGYATASDFLRLLRPGWWVVRGYLAAMLVTVISTGGSFGLLPRFGGELLAGLIMLVGFVLASIWIGRGSARLTRWPRSAVQVGSAVLVVFAFAALMQAEDRMRYGDYGYDQTSVDSPYDRIRDVFVYDSEGRLVENARLFDQNGDPIRLGYPDCSHDAYGNAKTMLRPYPYCPEQAPFAPRAPFAPVPSEPPTTVPGATSTPDPTTTPIPTGTATGQPTAGPTGTGAPSAAPSPSATS, translated from the coding sequence ATGACCGTCACGGAGCAGGAGATCACCGACTATGTGGCACGGGTGCGAGCAGCTCTGGCCGACCTGCCGCCCACACAGCGCGACGAGCTGATCGAAGATCTTGGCGACCACCTCACCGAGGTCGCCGCCGAGGCGGAGGGCACCCTCGTCGAGCGGTTGGGCGAGCCCGAGACGTACGCCGCTGAGCTGCGTGCCGCAGCCGGCGCCGCCCCGGGTGGTGGGCGCAACCTCGACCAGCGGGTCGCGACCGCGGTGGTCCGGGTCCGCACCCGGCTGCGCGCGCTCGACATCCGGCTCGGCCCACCCCTGGGGTACGCGACGGCCAGCGACTTCCTCCGGTTGCTGCGCCCCGGCTGGTGGGTGGTGCGCGGCTACCTGGCGGCGATGCTGGTCACGGTGATCAGCACCGGCGGCAGTTTCGGGCTGCTGCCGAGGTTCGGTGGCGAATTGCTCGCCGGCCTGATCATGTTGGTCGGCTTCGTGCTCGCCTCCATCTGGATCGGCCGCGGTTCCGCCCGGCTGACCCGCTGGCCGCGCTCGGCGGTGCAGGTCGGCAGCGCGGTGCTGGTGGTCTTCGCGTTCGCCGCTCTGATGCAGGCCGAGGACCGGATGCGCTACGGCGACTACGGCTACGACCAGACCTCGGTCGACAGTCCGTACGACCGGATCCGGGACGTCTTCGTCTACGACAGTGAGGGCCGGCTGGTGGAGAACGCCCGGCTCTTCGACCAGAACGGCGATCCGATCCGACTGGGCTACCCGGACTGCTCGCACGACGCCTATGGCAATGCCAAGACGATGTTGCGGCCGTACCCGTACTGCCCGGAGCAGGCCCCCTTCGCGCCCCGCGCCCCCTTCGCGCCCGTCCCCTCCGAACCACCCACCACCGTGCCGGGCGCGACCAGCACTCCGGACCCGACCACCACGCCGATCCCGACCGGGACGGCCACCGGCCAGCCCACGGCGGGCCCGACCGGGACCGGCGCACCGAGCGCCGCGCCGAGCCCCAGCGCGACGAGCTGA